In the genome of Ignavibacteriota bacterium, one region contains:
- a CDS encoding ABC transporter ATP-binding protein, translating to MFSIEVNNLNKTFGKFVAVNNISFKVKEGEIFGFLGANGAGKSTTIKMLCGLLEPTSGDALVGGFSIKSQSDFVKKNIGYMSQRFSLYNDLTIEENIKFFGGVYGLEGKELNERMQWILKTANLIGKENILTGSLPGGIKQRLALGTAVIHKPKIVFLDEPTSGVDPISRRSFWDLINDLSDEGITVLVTTHYLEEAEYCGNIILINAGSLIAEGNSKVLKSKYLTNPIYEIQCSNVIEAMEIFDKSNFVDETSIFGNSIHIIMNNNFVNENQIINELKKLPQIHIEKIDKIVPTLEDVFIHLLEKDKK from the coding sequence ATGTTTTCGATAGAAGTAAATAACTTAAATAAAACTTTCGGCAAATTTGTTGCGGTTAATAATATATCTTTCAAAGTAAAAGAAGGTGAAATATTCGGGTTTCTCGGCGCAAATGGCGCGGGAAAATCTACAACAATTAAAATGTTGTGCGGACTGCTTGAACCAACAAGCGGAGACGCGCTTGTAGGCGGATTCAGCATTAAATCACAATCTGATTTTGTAAAGAAAAATATTGGTTATATGTCGCAAAGATTTTCTCTTTACAATGACCTGACAATTGAAGAAAACATTAAATTCTTCGGCGGAGTTTACGGTTTAGAGGGAAAAGAACTTAATGAAAGAATGCAATGGATTTTAAAAACCGCAAATTTAATCGGGAAAGAAAATATTTTAACCGGCTCTTTACCCGGCGGAATTAAGCAAAGATTAGCTTTGGGAACAGCTGTTATTCATAAACCAAAAATTGTTTTTCTGGATGAACCCACAAGCGGAGTTGATCCGATTTCAAGAAGATCTTTCTGGGATTTGATTAATGATCTTTCCGATGAAGGTATAACGGTTTTGGTAACCACACATTATTTGGAAGAAGCGGAATATTGCGGGAATATAATTTTAATTAATGCTGGTAGCTTAATAGCAGAAGGTAATTCCAAAGTACTTAAAAGTAAATATCTAACTAACCCTATTTATGAAATTCAATGCAGCAATGTAATTGAGGCTATGGAAATTTTTGATAAATCAAATTTTGTAGACGAGACTTCAATATTTGGAAATTCAATTCATATTATAATGAACAATAATTTTGTAAATGAAAATCAAATTATTAATGAGTTAAAAAAACTTCCGCAAATTCATATTGAGAAAATAGATAAAATAGTTCCAACCTTAGAAGACGTTTTTATTCACTTGTTGGAAAAGGATAAAAAGTGA
- a CDS encoding TolC family protein has product MKNKILIISFIIASIIYGQNKKYSLDEIIQLGIQNSKTLIISDAKVLSASAKVKEINSQRLPQLKFNASYMRLSDVPPFEISMSFLPNPIRIQDAILNTYNLKLSLQQPIFTGFKLSSLNEAANYNLESAELDHTKEMNEETFKIISAFWNVYKIENANKIVEENIKSLEAHLKDSRNFLENDLITKNDILKLEVQKSSVQLKQIELNNSLEVAKALLNKTIGNNITDNIEITSREINFNKVNFDFNDLLNEAKSNRLEIKSLAKKLSAGEEQLSASKSGWYPSVFFVSDFYYSRPNQRIFPMKDRFDDTWDVGISLSWDVWNWGYNSSQSQQAESNLIQLETSKAQLEDAVEIDVYNTFLQLQSAMKKVELNKLTVEQAEENYRITNDKYLEQLVSSTDLIDAETSKFSSQTELLNSLVDYELAKIKLDKAVGKKLY; this is encoded by the coding sequence ATGAAAAATAAAATTTTAATAATTTCCTTTATAATCGCATCAATAATTTACGGACAAAATAAAAAATATTCTTTGGATGAAATTATTCAATTGGGAATTCAAAATAGTAAAACATTAATTATATCAGACGCTAAAGTTTTATCAGCGTCGGCAAAGGTTAAAGAAATCAATTCTCAAAGATTACCACAGCTTAAATTTAATGCTTCGTATATGCGCTTAAGCGATGTTCCTCCATTTGAAATTTCAATGTCGTTTTTACCTAATCCAATTAGAATTCAAGATGCGATTTTAAATACATATAATTTAAAGTTATCACTGCAGCAGCCGATTTTTACCGGATTTAAGTTGTCTTCACTTAATGAAGCCGCGAATTATAATTTGGAATCAGCTGAATTGGATCATACAAAGGAAATGAATGAAGAAACATTTAAAATTATTTCCGCATTTTGGAATGTATATAAAATTGAAAACGCCAATAAAATTGTTGAAGAAAATATTAAAAGTCTGGAAGCCCATCTCAAAGATTCGCGCAATTTTTTAGAAAATGATTTAATTACCAAAAATGATATTCTGAAGCTGGAAGTTCAGAAATCATCTGTACAATTAAAGCAAATTGAACTTAATAATTCTTTGGAAGTCGCGAAGGCTTTGCTCAACAAAACTATTGGAAATAATATTACTGATAATATTGAAATTACTTCCAGAGAAATTAATTTCAACAAAGTTAATTTTGATTTTAATGATTTATTGAACGAGGCTAAATCAAACCGACTTGAAATAAAATCATTGGCAAAAAAATTATCCGCAGGTGAAGAACAACTTAGCGCAAGTAAATCCGGCTGGTATCCATCTGTATTCTTTGTTTCAGATTTTTATTACAGCCGTCCAAATCAAAGAATTTTTCCTATGAAAGACCGTTTCGATGATACTTGGGACGTTGGAATTTCATTAAGCTGGGATGTTTGGAATTGGGGCTATAATTCCTCTCAGTCGCAGCAGGCTGAAAGTAATTTAATACAATTGGAAACGAGTAAAGCTCAACTGGAAGACGCCGTGGAAATTGATGTTTACAATACATTTTTACAATTGCAATCCGCAATGAAGAAAGTAGAACTTAACAAGTTAACAGTTGAGCAGGCGGAGGAAAATTATAGAATTACAAATGATAAGTATTTAGAACAATTAGTTAGTTCTACTGATTTGATTGATGCCGAAACATCAAAATTTTCGTCGCAAACTGAATTGCTAAATTCATTGGTTGACTATGAATTGGCTAAAATAAAATTAGATAAAGCTGTTGGTAAAAAATTATATTAA
- a CDS encoding ATP-binding cassette domain-containing protein, which yields MSSIINISSFSKSYGTIKAVNGVSFNVNKGEMFGLVGPDGAGKTTTIRTLCGLLKPDIGNISLLNFDLKTNRKKIQDNIGYLSQKFSLYEDLSIDENIEFFAEIHNVKNYGKRRNELLEFTRLIDFRGRQAGRLSGGMKQKLALACSLIHKPKILFLDEPTTGVDPVSRRDFWKILSNLLKEEITIFMSTPYLDEAERCNRVALMNKGEIIALDSPNNIKDSINKKVLEVVCDNVRSASKMIKDNLMIDVQLFGDRLDTITDDPEKVYSQISELLTKNKIKIHDHRINIPSLENVFIHLVNNQK from the coding sequence ATGAGCAGCATAATTAACATATCGTCTTTCAGCAAATCATATGGAACTATTAAAGCTGTAAATGGTGTTTCATTTAATGTTAACAAAGGTGAAATGTTTGGATTGGTTGGTCCGGATGGAGCCGGCAAAACTACAACCATAAGAACTTTATGCGGATTATTAAAACCCGACATCGGAAATATTTCACTTCTTAATTTTGACTTAAAAACAAACAGAAAAAAGATTCAAGATAATATTGGCTATCTATCGCAAAAATTCAGTTTATATGAAGATTTATCGATCGATGAAAATATTGAATTCTTTGCGGAAATTCACAACGTAAAAAATTACGGCAAACGAAGAAATGAACTTTTAGAATTTACTCGACTTATAGATTTCCGCGGTAGACAAGCAGGCAGACTTTCAGGCGGAATGAAACAAAAGCTCGCGTTAGCCTGCAGTTTAATTCACAAACCAAAAATATTATTTTTAGATGAACCAACTACAGGTGTCGACCCGGTTTCAAGAAGAGATTTTTGGAAAATTCTTTCAAATCTATTAAAAGAAGAAATTACCATTTTTATGTCGACGCCATACTTGGACGAAGCCGAAAGATGCAACAGAGTTGCCTTGATGAATAAAGGTGAAATTATCGCTTTGGATTCTCCAAACAACATTAAAGATTCAATTAATAAAAAAGTGCTTGAAGTTGTTTGCGATAATGTTAGAAGTGCCTCAAAAATGATTAAAGATAATTTAATGATTGACGTTCAATTATTCGGAGACAGACTAGATACAATTACAGATGATCCGGAAAAAGTTTACTCGCAAATTTCAGAGCTTTTAACAAAAAATAAAATTAAAATACACGATCATAGAATAAATATTCCTTCACTGGAAAATGTTTTCATTCATCTTGTTAACAATCAGAAATAA
- a CDS encoding efflux RND transporter periplasmic adaptor subunit gives MKSILKLFIIITSLILMSCGNGNDDNKIKASGTIEATNVTLSSKTAGEILKIYFDEGAKVNKGDTILKIDSENLQLQLLQASAMRESAEAQFQMLKNGSRKEDVLQSEAMFNQAEVTYAQAQKDKDRMQKLLESNSITKKQFEDVQTKFEIVKSQFDAAKENLKKIKNIARPEELKRAEAALNQAIANEKLIQKNINDCNIISPINGFVVELFYEKGETVSPMSSLLNIADLEKLNLDIYINELELPKVKLNQKVDVFIDAYEDKSFSGKVVYISPESEFTPKNIQTPDERTKLVYKVKVEIANPDLELKSGMPADAEIKI, from the coding sequence ATGAAAAGTATTTTAAAGTTATTCATCATAATAACATCATTGATTTTAATGAGCTGCGGAAATGGAAATGATGATAATAAAATTAAAGCAAGCGGAACAATTGAAGCAACAAATGTTACGTTAAGTTCTAAAACAGCTGGAGAAATTTTAAAAATATATTTTGATGAAGGAGCAAAGGTAAACAAAGGCGACACAATACTAAAAATTGACAGCGAAAATTTACAGCTCCAGCTTCTTCAAGCATCGGCAATGAGAGAAAGTGCAGAAGCACAATTTCAAATGCTGAAGAACGGATCGCGAAAAGAAGACGTTCTTCAATCGGAAGCCATGTTTAATCAAGCTGAAGTTACTTATGCCCAAGCTCAAAAAGATAAAGATAGAATGCAGAAGCTTCTCGAATCCAACTCAATAACTAAAAAGCAGTTTGAAGATGTTCAAACAAAATTTGAAATTGTTAAATCACAATTTGACGCCGCAAAAGAAAATTTGAAAAAAATTAAAAACATTGCGAGACCTGAAGAATTAAAACGAGCCGAAGCCGCGCTAAATCAAGCAATAGCCAACGAAAAGTTAATTCAAAAAAATATAAACGATTGCAATATAATTTCACCAATAAACGGTTTTGTTGTTGAACTATTTTACGAAAAGGGTGAAACAGTTTCGCCGATGTCGTCATTGCTGAATATTGCCGATTTGGAAAAACTGAATTTAGATATTTATATAAATGAGTTAGAACTTCCAAAAGTAAAACTTAATCAAAAGGTGGATGTTTTTATTGATGCATATGAAGATAAATCCTTTAGTGGAAAAGTCGTATATATTTCACCCGAATCTGAATTTACACCAAAAAATATTCAAACTCCTGATGAAAGAACAAAGTTGGTTTACAAAGTTAAAGTGGAAATTGCCAATCCTGATTTAGAATTAAAAAGCGGAATGCCTGCTGACGCTGAAATAAAAATATAA
- a CDS encoding TetR/AcrR family transcriptional regulator: MEEKEKIISFSKDKFLSEGFYKITMDEIANGLRMSKKTIYKYFISKDILVEAAVKLFQSIMQSKIDSIIKSDSNSIIKIKKLTNMFAEISLKVNSKMMNDLQTHRPELWQDIEEFRTRNIEKLWKNIFDQGKKEGYIIDYPSEIMVQVIISAMQGVINPNFLINHNLSIKDAFEITFGMLINGVLTESGKKIYIKTLKENKE; encoded by the coding sequence ATGGAAGAAAAAGAAAAAATAATTTCGTTCTCAAAAGATAAATTCTTAAGCGAAGGATTTTACAAAATAACCATGGATGAAATCGCGAACGGTTTGAGGATGAGTAAAAAAACAATATACAAATATTTCATATCCAAAGATATTTTAGTAGAAGCCGCAGTTAAACTTTTTCAGTCTATTATGCAGTCAAAAATTGACTCAATTATAAAAAGTGATAGTAATTCAATAATAAAAATTAAAAAGTTGACAAATATGTTTGCGGAAATTTCACTAAAAGTAAACTCAAAAATGATGAATGATCTTCAAACGCACAGACCTGAGCTTTGGCAAGACATTGAAGAATTCCGAACAAGAAATATTGAAAAATTATGGAAAAATATATTCGATCAAGGCAAGAAAGAAGGATACATTATTGACTACCCAAGTGAAATAATGGTTCAAGTAATAATCAGCGCAATGCAGGGAGTTATAAATCCAAATTTCCTAATAAATCATAATCTTTCAATAAAAGATGCTTTTGAAATTACTTTTGGAATGTTGATAAACGGAGTATTAACCGAAAGCGGTAAAAAAATCTATATAAAAACTTTAAAGGAAAATAAAGAATGA
- a CDS encoding GNAT family N-acetyltransferase, translating into MIKKIRTTADNNDFNELIKRLNAELRERYVDQETKFAPHNILSTDVKTVLIYYNNLAIACGSFREDKQIDTVEIKRMYVEKEYRSNGFGKIVLIELERWAAELKYKYAILETGNNQLEAIKLYQNMGYQKIPNFPPYENIPESICMKKLLI; encoded by the coding sequence ATGATTAAGAAAATACGTACAACGGCAGATAATAACGATTTCAATGAATTGATAAAAAGACTGAATGCGGAGTTACGGGAAAGATACGTCGACCAAGAAACGAAATTTGCCCCTCATAATATTTTAAGCACAGATGTTAAAACAGTTTTAATTTATTACAATAATTTGGCAATTGCTTGCGGATCATTTAGAGAAGATAAACAAATAGATACTGTTGAAATTAAACGCATGTATGTGGAAAAGGAATACAGATCAAATGGATTTGGAAAAATTGTATTAATTGAATTGGAAAGATGGGCCGCGGAATTAAAATATAAATATGCAATTTTGGAAACAGGAAACAACCAGCTTGAAGCAATTAAACTTTATCAAAATATGGGATATCAAAAAATTCCTAACTTTCCGCCGTATGAGAACATTCCCGAAAGTATCTGCATGAAAAAACTCTTGATATAA
- a CDS encoding peptide deformylase: MKNLNDLLLLGNPKLYEISVPVEKSELNLIKTWTADLHNVMKEIRLKYNFGRAIAAPQLGIMKRIIYVNIDKPIVIINPEFTYLSDEMFELWDDCMSFPNLLVKIKRHKECNIKYYDENWNVIELNLQNDLSELIQHEYDHLNGILATMRAIDNKSFKWRS, translated from the coding sequence ATGAAAAATTTAAATGACTTATTGCTTCTTGGAAATCCAAAATTATATGAAATTTCAGTTCCGGTTGAAAAATCGGAATTGAATTTAATAAAAACATGGACAGCCGATCTTCACAATGTGATGAAAGAAATACGATTGAAATACAATTTTGGAAGAGCAATTGCCGCTCCTCAATTGGGCATTATGAAAAGAATTATATATGTGAACATTGATAAACCTATTGTGATTATCAATCCGGAATTTACTTACTTAAGCGATGAGATGTTTGAGCTTTGGGATGACTGTATGAGTTTCCCAAATTTACTCGTTAAAATTAAGCGGCACAAAGAATGTAACATTAAATATTATGATGAAAATTGGAATGTGATTGAATTGAATTTACAAAATGATCTATCAGAATTAATTCAGCATGAATATGATCACTTAAACGGTATTTTGGCAACTATGCGCGCAATTGACAATAAATCATTTAAATGGCGAAGTTAA
- a CDS encoding DUF1080 domain-containing protein — protein sequence MRLILLTIFLSFSSCSSSKNDSNNWVSLFNGKDLTGWTVKFAGEDLGKNYKNTFRVNNGVLQVSYDEYKEFNNKFGHIFYNKKFSNYKIRVEYRFIGNQVAGGPEWAFRNNGIMIHSQAPESMSKEQNFPVSIEAQMLGGNGVDERSTGNVCTPGTNIVMKKNLITNHCTGSNSATYHGDQWVTMEVEVHGNSIIKHIVNGNIVMEYEKPQLDPNDTDAQKIIPKDNNLMLNEGYIALQAESHPTEFRKIEILELD from the coding sequence ATGAGATTAATTTTATTAACAATATTTCTTTCATTCAGTTCATGTTCATCAAGTAAGAATGATTCGAATAATTGGGTAAGTCTTTTCAATGGTAAGGATTTAACCGGGTGGACTGTAAAATTTGCCGGGGAAGATCTCGGAAAAAATTATAAAAACACATTTAGAGTAAACAACGGAGTTTTGCAGGTTTCTTACGATGAATACAAAGAATTTAATAATAAATTCGGTCATATCTTTTATAATAAGAAATTTTCCAATTATAAAATTCGTGTTGAATATCGCTTTATTGGAAATCAAGTTGCGGGCGGACCTGAATGGGCATTTAGAAATAATGGAATTATGATTCATTCTCAAGCTCCTGAAAGTATGAGCAAAGAACAAAATTTTCCGGTTTCAATTGAGGCACAAATGTTAGGCGGAAACGGTGTTGATGAAAGATCAACCGGGAATGTTTGTACGCCCGGAACAAATATTGTTATGAAGAAAAACTTAATTACAAACCATTGCACGGGATCAAATTCCGCGACGTATCATGGCGATCAATGGGTTACAATGGAAGTGGAAGTACATGGAAATTCCATCATTAAGCATATTGTAAATGGTAATATAGTTATGGAATATGAAAAACCGCAACTCGATCCAAACGATACCGACGCGCAAAAAATAATTCCAAAGGATAACAATCTTATGCTGAACGAAGGCTATATTGCTTTACAGGCTGAAAGCCATCCTACTGAATTTAGAAAAATTGAAATACTTGAACTTGATTAA
- a CDS encoding GNAT family N-acetyltransferase: MLNFEKILENTIVMLRPITQNDILEFKKITTNKNLWYYFTSDLSDENELYNWVYNAISDNKNKIRLAFAIIFKPENKIIGSTSFGNFSHNDSRIEIGWTWLASDFHGKGINDYIKYLMLKYCFEELNLKRVEFKTDVLNLFARNALKRIGAVEEGVLRSHTLMTNNRRRETIYYSILENEWPNVKDCFLTKYNLK, encoded by the coding sequence ATGCTGAATTTTGAAAAAATTTTGGAAAACACAATTGTAATGCTCAGACCAATAACTCAAAATGATATATTGGAATTTAAGAAAATTACAACTAATAAAAATCTTTGGTACTATTTTACAAGTGATCTTTCTGATGAAAATGAATTGTATAATTGGGTTTATAATGCTATTTCAGATAATAAAAATAAAATCCGTTTAGCATTTGCAATTATTTTTAAACCTGAAAATAAAATTATAGGGTCAACGAGCTTTGGAAATTTTTCACATAATGATTCAAGAATTGAAATTGGCTGGACATGGCTTGCAAGTGATTTTCATGGAAAAGGAATTAATGATTATATAAAATATCTTATGCTTAAATACTGTTTCGAAGAATTAAATCTAAAAAGAGTTGAATTTAAAACCGATGTACTCAATTTATTTGCAAGAAATGCATTAAAGCGGATTGGCGCCGTTGAAGAAGGCGTTTTAAGAAGTCATACTTTAATGACTAATAATAGAAGACGCGAAACAATTTATTATAGTATTTTGGAAAACGAATGGCCCAATGTTAAAGATTGTTTTTTAACTAAGTATAACTTAAAATAG
- a CDS encoding MFS transporter — protein MFENSAAIKNTLRALKSRNYRLFFGGQGISLIGTWMQQIALGWFVYRLTDSPFLLGVVSFSAQVPTFIFATFAGVFADKYDKHKIIIATQTLAMIQASVLAILTLTNVVQIWHLIILAIFSGLINAFDMPTRQSFVIDLVENKTDLPNAIALNSSMFNAARLIGPTVAGVIISAFGEGICFLINAVSYIAVIGALLLMKFEKKAIQKTSKKIFNEIKEGFSYAYNFIPIRTLLLLIATLSLLGMPYTVLMPVFAKDILHGNASTLGLLFGAIGVGAFIGAIYLASRKTVLGLGKIIVIATTVFSIGLIMFSQSKIIYISLPLMIFTGWGMMTQMASSNTLLQTIVDEDKRGRIMSLYVMAFMGTAPLGSLLAGSLAKAFGAQNTILFFGIISLLTAFWFYKQLPLVRKHTKPIYIKLGIIPEVSTGLQSATHLNIPPNK, from the coding sequence ATGTTTGAAAATTCAGCAGCAATTAAAAATACACTCCGCGCATTAAAATCAAGAAATTACAGATTATTTTTTGGCGGACAGGGAATTTCACTTATCGGTACGTGGATGCAGCAAATTGCACTCGGCTGGTTTGTATACCGCCTAACCGACTCACCATTTTTATTGGGAGTTGTAAGTTTTTCGGCACAAGTACCGACTTTTATATTTGCCACATTTGCCGGTGTTTTCGCGGATAAATATGATAAACATAAAATTATAATTGCAACCCAAACTCTGGCGATGATTCAAGCTTCGGTTTTGGCAATTTTGACATTAACAAATGTTGTACAAATATGGCATTTAATTATACTGGCAATATTCAGCGGATTGATAAATGCTTTTGATATGCCTACTCGTCAATCATTCGTAATTGATTTAGTTGAAAATAAAACTGATCTGCCGAATGCGATTGCGCTTAACTCTTCAATGTTCAACGCGGCGAGATTAATTGGTCCAACAGTTGCCGGAGTAATTATTTCCGCATTTGGAGAGGGAATCTGCTTTCTTATTAATGCTGTCAGTTATATAGCAGTAATTGGGGCGCTGTTGTTAATGAAATTTGAAAAGAAGGCAATTCAGAAGACAAGTAAAAAAATATTTAATGAAATAAAGGAAGGATTCAGTTACGCATATAATTTTATTCCTATTAGAACGCTATTACTTTTAATAGCTACTCTCAGTTTATTGGGAATGCCGTATACAGTATTAATGCCTGTTTTCGCAAAAGATATTCTGCATGGAAATGCAAGCACTTTAGGATTATTATTTGGTGCTATTGGAGTTGGCGCTTTTATTGGAGCAATTTATTTGGCTTCAAGAAAAACCGTTTTGGGTTTGGGTAAAATTATTGTTATAGCTACAACGGTATTTTCAATTGGACTAATAATGTTTTCACAATCAAAAATTATTTATATATCACTTCCATTGATGATATTTACGGGATGGGGAATGATGACTCAGATGGCTTCTTCAAATACATTATTGCAAACAATTGTAGATGAAGATAAACGAGGAAGAATAATGAGTTTGTACGTTATGGCATTTATGGGAACCGCGCCGTTAGGAAGTTTGCTAGCCGGTTCATTAGCAAAAGCATTTGGAGCTCAAAATACAATATTGTTTTTTGGAATAATAAGTTTATTAACGGCTTTTTGGTTTTACAAACAATTGCCATTAGTTAGAAAGCATACAAAACCAATTTATATTAAATTGGGTATTATTCCGGAAGTTTCAACCGGTTTACAATCGGCAACGCACTTAAACATTCCGCCAAATAAATAA
- a CDS encoding sodium-dependent transporter: MSQTKESWGSRVGLVLAMAGNAVGLGNFLRFPAQASQNGGGAFIIPYLISFVVMGLPLLYIEWSIGRHGGKYGHHSTPGMFDVMGKSKYLKYIGVFGLFSNLTIAAYYTYIESWTLAYVFHSLTGTFFDIKPTEFFPKFLGVHENSIFALPLEAFFFFIVTLLLNVWILSRGLAKGIEVAAKIGMPLLILFGIILVVKGLTLDTSDPGVVQSPLVGLNFVWEPNFTGLFNPTTWLAAAGQIFFTLSVGMGSIHCYSAYVKEKQDIALNASSAGWMNEFVEVVLGGSLLLPIATAYLGLQVVQASTAGGSGFALGFLTLPTLFNNWGWFAPVAGAMWFGLLFFAGITSSLAMGQPILAFFNDEFKISREKGAVLTGMAIFALGFICVWLYPGGSFDEFDFWTGTFSLVVFALLESIVFAYVFGIDKGWAEITRGADMSVPKIFKFLIKYITPVFILIIFIGATVKPSNDWSIAIANLFSGNGWQFAPDSVIGVIFHVGSNDKTWFVNGLPTKVFVQDLTRVILIITFTVIAFLVHKSWKKKKILSKGADIK; encoded by the coding sequence ATGTCTCAAACAAAAGAATCTTGGGGATCCCGAGTTGGTTTAGTTTTAGCAATGGCGGGTAATGCTGTTGGATTAGGAAACTTTTTAAGATTTCCGGCACAAGCTTCGCAGAACGGCGGCGGAGCTTTCATCATTCCTTATTTAATTTCGTTTGTGGTTATGGGATTGCCATTACTATATATAGAATGGTCAATTGGCAGACATGGCGGAAAATACGGTCACCATTCAACGCCTGGAATGTTTGATGTGATGGGAAAATCGAAATATTTAAAATATATCGGTGTGTTCGGTTTATTTTCAAATCTCACAATTGCGGCTTATTATACTTACATTGAATCTTGGACATTAGCTTATGTATTCCATTCATTAACCGGAACTTTTTTTGATATAAAACCTACAGAATTTTTTCCAAAATTTTTAGGAGTTCATGAGAATAGTATTTTTGCGCTTCCCCTTGAAGCTTTTTTCTTTTTCATTGTAACATTATTATTAAATGTTTGGATTTTGTCGCGAGGTTTGGCAAAAGGTATTGAAGTTGCCGCTAAAATAGGAATGCCATTGCTAATTTTATTCGGAATTATTTTAGTAGTAAAAGGGTTAACATTAGATACTTCCGATCCCGGTGTTGTTCAAAGTCCTTTAGTAGGTTTAAATTTTGTTTGGGAACCTAATTTCACCGGATTATTTAATCCAACTACTTGGTTGGCCGCGGCAGGACAAATATTTTTCACCCTTTCGGTTGGAATGGGATCAATTCACTGCTATTCTGCATACGTAAAAGAAAAACAAGATATTGCATTAAATGCTTCATCTGCAGGTTGGATGAATGAATTTGTCGAAGTCGTTTTAGGCGGCTCGTTACTTCTTCCAATTGCAACAGCGTACCTTGGTCTTCAAGTTGTACAGGCATCAACAGCGGGAGGAAGCGGTTTTGCATTAGGATTCTTAACTTTGCCAACATTATTCAATAATTGGGGATGGTTTGCACCCGTTGCCGGCGCAATGTGGTTTGGGCTTTTATTCTTTGCAGGTATTACTTCTTCGCTTGCTATGGGTCAGCCCATTTTAGCATTTTTTAACGATGAATTTAAAATATCACGGGAGAAGGGCGCTGTATTAACTGGCATGGCAATTTTTGCTTTGGGATTCATTTGCGTTTGGCTTTATCCCGGCGGTTCATTTGACGAATTCGATTTTTGGACCGGAACATTTTCACTCGTCGTATTTGCACTACTGGAATCAATTGTGTTTGCTTATGTTTTTGGTATTGATAAAGGCTGGGCTGAAATAACTCGAGGCGCCGATATGTCAGTGCCTAAAATATTTAAATTTTTAATAAAATATATTACTCCTGTTTTTATCTTAATAATTTTTATTGGCGCGACTGTAAAACCATCGAATGATTGGTCTATTGCGATTGCTAATTTATTTTCAGGAAACGGCTGGCAATTTGCACCTGATAGTGTTATTGGCGTAATATTTCACGTCGGCTCTAATGATAAAACTTGGTTTGTGAATGGGCTGCCGACAAAGGTTTTTGTTCAAGATTTAACAAGAGTTATTTTAATAATTACTTTCACTGTTATTGCTTTTTTAGTTCATAAATCTTGGAAGAAAAAGAAAATTCTTTCAAAAGGAGCTGACATAAAATGA